TCGACTTTCTTCCAATCGGCCGACAGGCCGCGATGATACGCCTGCAGCTTCTCTTGCTGCTTTTTGTCGCGTTTGTCGGCCGGAAGCGCCAGGATCTCGGCGATTTCCTTGGGGGGCGGCGCCGCGGCGGCCGTGTCCGTGGGCGCTTTCTCGGCCGTCGTGTCCGCAGCGGGCGATTGACCGGCCGGGGCGCTTTCCGCCGGCGATTCTCCAGCAGACGCCGCCGGCGGCTGGCTCGCGCGGCTTTCCCACTCCGCCTGCAACGCATCGCGTGCCTTGGTTTGTTCGTCCCAACGGGTTTGCGCCGCCGCGAGATCGGCTTTGACCTGCGCAAATTCCGCGTCCTGACCGACGCGCGGCACTTCCAGCACGGGATTATCGGTATTGAAGTCGTCGGTGTTGTTGAAGATCGAAAACACCTGGTAGTAGTCGCGCTGGCTGAACGGATCGTACTTGTGATGGTGGCACTGGGCACAAGCGAGCGTCGAACCCATCCACACGGCGAAGGTCGTGTTCACGCGGTCGACGACGGCCGCATGGCGGAACTCTTCGAGATTCACGCCCCCCTCGGTGTTGAGTTGCGTGTTGCGATGAAATCCGGTCGCCGCGATCTGCATCGCGCTCGGATCGGGCAGCAAGTCGCCCGCCAGTTGCTCGATCGTGAACCGATCGTAGGGCATGTTCGCGTTGAGGGCCGAAATCACCCAATCGCGCCACCGCCAGATCGTGCGCGGTCCGTCGGGCGCGTAGCCTTGCGAGTCGGCATAGCGGGCCAGGTCGAGCCACATCGAGGCCCAGCGCTCGCCGTAGGCCGGTTTCGCGAGCAGCCGATCCACAAGCGCGTCATAAGCTTCTGGTCGCGAGTCGAGGACGAAATCCTGCACCTCGTCAGCCGTGGGTGGCAACCCGATCAAGTCCAGCGACACGCGCCGAATCCATGTCGCGCGATCCGCCGGCGGCGACGGCGAAAGACCCGCGGCTTCCAGGCGCGCCAGCACAAAGTGATCGATCGCGCCGCGCGGCCAGTTGCCACGCCGCACCGCGGGAAGCGCCGGCCGCACCGGCTTGACGTACGCCCAATGCCGGGCGTACGGCGCGTCGGCCGCGATCCACGCGCGCAACGTGGCCACTTCTTGCGGTGACAGCTTTTTACCGGTCTCGGCCGGCGGCATGGCGAACTGCGCATCGGCCGACGTGATCCGCGCCACGAGGGCACTTTCGTCGGGCTTGCCCGGCACGATCGCGCGCTGGCCACTATCGAGCGTGGCGAGGGCGGCGTCGCGCTCGTCGAGCCGCAGGCCGGCCTGCCGCGCGGCCTCGTCGGCGCCGTGACAGGCGAAGCACTTGCCGGCCAGGATCGGCCGCACGTCGCGCACATAATCGACCGCGCCTGCCCGTTGCCCGCTCGCCGCGGCCAGGACGGCCACAAGCGCGAGTCGAACGACGT
The window above is part of the Pirellulales bacterium genome. Proteins encoded here:
- a CDS encoding PSD1 and planctomycete cytochrome C domain-containing protein, coding for MSRDSRTTSLIRRPNVVRLALVAVLAAASGQRAGAVDYVRDVRPILAGKCFACHGADEAARQAGLRLDERDAALATLDSGQRAIVPGKPDESALVARITSADAQFAMPPAETGKKLSPQEVATLRAWIAADAPYARHWAYVKPVRPALPAVRRGNWPRGAIDHFVLARLEAAGLSPSPPADRATWIRRVSLDLIGLPPTADEVQDFVLDSRPEAYDALVDRLLAKPAYGERWASMWLDLARYADSQGYAPDGPRTIWRWRDWVISALNANMPYDRFTIEQLAGDLLPDPSAMQIAATGFHRNTQLNTEGGVNLEEFRHAAVVDRVNTTFAVWMGSTLACAQCHHHKYDPFSQRDYYQVFSIFNNTDDFNTDNPVLEVPRVGQDAEFAQVKADLAAAQTRWDEQTKARDALQAEWESRASQPPAASAGESPAESAPAGQSPAADTTAEKAPTDTAAAAPPPKEIAEILALPADKRDKKQQEKLQAYHRGLSADWKKVDEELAGLKRKFDEVSTTVPIMHEGTPRPSFIYVRGEYQSPGEAVKPGVPAVLHPLAAGAPANRLGLAQWLVDAENPLSARVAVNRLWQELFGAGIVETAEEFGTQGEPPSHPELLDYLAVEYRESGWDTKHMLRLIVTSATYQQSAATSAALVERDPHNRLLARGPRSRLPAEMVRDQALAISGLLSPKMYGPPVQPPQPSVGLSAAFGSSTDWKTSEGEDQHRRAIYTRWRRNLPYPSMVAFDAPERNICAARRMRTNTPLQALVTLNDPVFVECAQAFARRIIREGGSDAQGRAAWALAQAVKRRPTTGEAERLAELYTQSRRELEAAPEKAEALATKPLGPLPDGMNALDAAAWTVVANAVLNLDETLTKP